In the genome of Bacteroides mediterraneensis, the window CAGAAGATTTGAAAGAGTTGCGTGCACAGAATATCAGATAAATAAAAACGAAAGATAGTTAGATATATGAAACAGATATATGTTTTTTGGATGTGTTTGTTTTTACTGGTAGGCTTGTCTGCTTGCACTGACGAGGTTGCCGTAGAAAACGGACAAGAAACGGTAGCCGAGGGAGATGTGGCACTTCAGTTGAGTGTCAGTGTGCCGGATGTGAAAGTGGTGACTACACGTGATATTGACCCCGATGGTTTAGGGATAAAAACGCTTTATCTGTTTTGTTTTGATGAGTATGGTTCTTATATAGGACGTCGTGATGCTTCCAACATTCAGTTGGTAAGCGGTGAGAATGGGAATTATGCATATAGGTTCGATGTAACGGTACCGAGTAGTACGCGTAGAATACATTTTTTGTCGAATGTCTATTTGGATGATATAAATGCCGTGCCTGGCATGAGTGAGACAACCTTGATACCCTCTATTGTTTCCGCTTCAGGGCTCATGGCCTATTGGGGACGTGTGGCTGTAACAGACTTAAACAGTTTCCCTTCGTCGATAGTGCTTTACCGTAATCAGGCCCAGGTGTGCTGGGAAGTAGAGTCAGGGGGCGGATTGCAGGTTTTTGGGTATGCGGTTTGTAACCGCCGGGCATGGGGAACCATTGCTCCTTTTAATCCGCATGCAGAAAAGGATGAAGATAAATTTAATTATTCACTGGATGCTCCTTATGTAACGGAACCTGCTGCAGACTATCAGGTGTTGTCGACCGACGCTACGGATGTGACGGTGCAGGGAGATGAGGCGCAAGGAGACCCTCATTATATATTTGAAAATCCGAATACGCTCGATGCTCCCGTTTATGCCGTCATGCTGATTGGAGAAACGAAAGAATCGGCCAAGTATTATAAAATCATGTTTGTGGATGGCAACAAGAATTTGCTGCCTATTTACCGTAATTTTAAATATGTGATTCGAATTAGTTCTGCTCCTCCTGAGTCAATGGGTTACACCACTTTTGATGAGGCGAAGGAGGGCATTGCAGCCAATAATGCCTGGGTCTCTGTCGATCCGGAGATTCCAGAACTCAGCGACGGAACGCATACGTTGAACATTCTGAATGGGACGACACAGATATTCAACGAGGGAGGTGAACAGACAATTGATTTTACTTACGATGGTAATAGTGAGGACGTTTCTGTTTCGTGGCTTGATAATGACGGAACACTTTCCAGTGTAACTCCTCAATTGAGTTCTACAGGCAATAATACATATACCATTACAATGAATTTGGCGCAACCAAAGGAAGACCCGGTGATTGGTACCTTGTTGTTGCGGGCGGGTGTGTTTACCCGTCAGATAAAAGTTTATCTGATGAAGCCCTTTGAGTTCAAGCCTGTATGGGTGTCTACCGGAGTCCCGATGGAGAAAGATGAAAGGTTGTCCATGACATTTGTCATCCCGGATAATTATCCAAGCGAATTGTTTCCGATTACTTGCAAGATTGCTACAAATACCATGAATGCCAATGATGATTTGGGGGTACAGTTACCTGTTATAATAGAGGACTGCGAGTATCATATTGAAACGGAGGATGGAGAACCGGAAGAACCAAACCGTACTACCAATTGGGGATATAAATTTGTTTATACAGCCACCAGACCAGGTATTCAGGAAGTCTTTTTTACATTGAATGTAAGTGAAGGGAATGATCCGGAGGGTACAGTAGAATATGTAGGGTCATCTTGCCCTTATTTGAAGGAGAAGCATGCACATGTATTTCTGGAAGCAGAAAACTTTAAGGACGAGGAAAAGGTCGTTTTATTCCAGTCGGGATCGAAAGGTATGTATATTACAGTGGACGGAGCAGATGAGAATAATCCGGGCTTTTTGTTGGAAAAATTGGCTCCCACAGTCAATCAGCCAGTTACTATTAAGTTGAATTTTACAGGAGAGACTCCTACAACGAACACTGTGATGCGTATTGCGACCACTTCATTGGTTCCTGTGGACAGTGAGAAGAATAAATATATCAACAATGGGACTCCTACGACGAATGGTATTGTGAACTATTATTGGATTAAGCCAGGAGAGGTTTCCAGTTTGACTTTGAATTTCCTGACAAATACTCCGGATGTGGATGATTTGGTGCGCTTTTCAATTGATAATGAAAATGAATTTGGTTATAACTCTAATTCTGATTATTGGTTTAAATCGGCCGCTGTCGAGCTGCGGGCGACTCCGAAGAATTTCACATTCGATTTTAATATTGTAGATGATACTCCGGAAGTGGATGCGGTAAAATATGGCTTGAACCAGCCAGCCAACATGTATCTGACGATTCCGGAGGCTGCGGTGCAGTATACGGATTTGAAACTGTTTATTCAAACGAATAATTTGAAGCGTGACCCTAATGGTGAACATGCGGAATGGCTTGAAGAAACTGTGGGAGGATATTATCTTACCATACCGAAAGGCACTTCTTTGGAGCAACGAGGAACGATAAAGTTCTTGACGAATCGGATTGCAAGTGCGGAAACCGTCACCATACGTACAGCGGATGATTCGCAAGCATTGTTTACTCCTGCTTCAGCTTCGTTTACGAATCTTCCCATCACAGGTACACTGACTTTAGACGGTGAAGAACCGTTAAGTACCAATTCATTTATTACGTTGCAGCGCAAAAATGGCACGCGTGTGGGTGATTTGGATATACAATCTGTGGAGGGGAATATAGCGACCTATAAATTGACCCTACGACCGGAATTTGATTTTACAATGGATGAGGACTTGATTATTTACTATACGGTTCCAAATACTTCCGTGGTTTATCAGTTGACTACTACGTTCAGTTATTTGGTAAGTCATGAAATTGGTGAGTCGGTGCCGCTCATTACATTAAAAAAACAATAAATCGGTCTCAAGAATGAATGGATACTTTTTAGGGATAGGAATGATTTTGCTGTTTTCTGCCTGTGGAAATTCTTCCCAGCAGAAGCAAGCAAAAACTACTGCAACGGTAGAAAACCCTCAAACCGTCTCGGAAGCCAAGTTCCCTTTCCCTGAAATCCCCACCATGCTCACCCAGCCGGACGAACGGAAAGCATATCTCATGGCGCACTACTGGGATAACTTTAATTTCGCAGATACGGCATTGGTGAACAACCGGAACGTGGCGGAGCAGGGAGCGGCAGACTACTTGGCCATACTGGCCGACGGGACGCTCTCCGGGGAGCGGATAAAAGGCAGTCTGGACAGTTTCTGCAAAGGGCTGGAAGTGCAGGAGCATGCGCGGAAGGTGTTCTTGCAAATGATGGAGGACTACCTGTATAACCCGAATTCGCCTTACCATAATGAGGCCTTGTATGCCTTGTTCTTGGAGCGGATGCTGAAAAGCAAATATGTAGACGAGGCGCGGAAGAGTTCGCTGAAGTTCAGCCTTGACCTGATTAGCCGGAACTGTCCGGGAAAGGTGGCAACGGACTTTATGTATTTCCTGCCGGACGGAAGCAAGCGGTCGCTGGCGCAGACGCGGGCAAAGAACAATCGTCTGCTGTTGGTGTTCTATGATCCGGAGTGCCCGAGCTGTCACGAAACGATGCAGGAGATGGTGGCCGACGGGCTGCTGGCGGAAGCCGTAAAGGACGGAAAACTGACGGTGTTGGCGGTGTACACCGAAGGGAATCAGGAGGTATGGAAGCGTACACTGAGTGATTTGCCTCAGGGATGGACGGTAGGCAGTGACCATGAAACGGTGAAGCAGGGGGCCTTGTACGACCTGAAAGCGATGCCTTCGCTGTATCTGCTGGACGGCTCGAAGAAGGTGCTGCTGAAGGATGCGCCTTACGCAAAGATTCGGGAGGAGATTGCGGCACTGTAAGCAGATTTTCGTATCTTTGCTATATACATACGCAAAGCCTATGAAACCTGTTCCCAAATTTTTCAATACAGCCGGCCCGATGAAGCCGGAGCTGCATTACTGCATTGACCCGCTGACACGCTTTGACTTGGAGGAAATAGAGTCGCTCATCCGGCAGAACAAGTATTTCATTCTTCATGCGCCACGCCAGACGGGGAAGACTTCGTGTCTGCTGGCCTTACGTGACTACATCAACAAGCAGGGGGAATTTTATGCCGTGTATGCCAATGTGGAAGGGGGGCAGGCTTTTCGAAATGATGTGAAAACGGTGGAGAGTCGTGTAGTGGGTACAATAGCGGAGCGTGCTGCGATGACACTGCAATCAGATTTGCCTCGTGATTTGTTTCATAAAGTAGCTGCCAGTCCGGAGCAGGACCGACTTGCTTTGTATTTAAAGATGCTTTCAGAAGCATTGGACAAACCTTTACTTTTGTTTATAGACGAGATTGATGCATTGGTAGGCGATTCGCTGGTGAGCGTGTTGCGTCAGCTTCGCAGTGGATACGACTTGCGGCCTCAGGCATTTCCGCAGAGTATTATTCTGTGTGGGGTGCGCGATGTGCGTGACTATCGGATTGTGTTGTCGAATCAGGATATTGTGACGGGTGGTTCTGCGTTCAACATCAAGGCTGAATCGCTTCGTTTGGGGAATTTCTCCCGTGAAGAGATTCATCAGCTTTATATGCAGCATACGGCGGCTACGGGCCAGGTATTTGATGAGGCTTGTTTCCCGCAGATATGGGAAGCCACAGAGGGGCAGCCGTGGCTGGTGAATGCGTTGGGCTATGAGGTGACAATGAACATGCGTGAGAACCGTGACCGGAGTGTGCGGATTATACCGGAAATGATGTATCGTGCGCAGGAACGGCTGATTTACCGTCGTGATACGCACATCGATATACTGATAGACAAGCTTCGGGAAGAGAGGGTGAGAAATGTAATCGCTCCGATTCTGGCCAACGAGGACGGAGAGGTGGAGCAACACCTGAAAGACGACGACATCCAGTATGTAGTGGATATGGGCTTAGTGGTGCGTGACAAGCCTCTGCGTATTGCAAATGCCATTTATCGTGAGGTGATAAGTCAGGCTAACTTGTAAACTCCTCCTGCCAAAGCGCGGACCACGCCTTTCATCTCCAGATTGAACAGCAGGCTGGTCATGCGGTTGATGGCGATGTTGGTCTCCACCACAAGCGTGTTGACCTGAATACCGTCGGGGTGTTTCTTTAAATGAGTGACCACCTGTTCTTCTTCGGGTGTCAGTTCCGGGAAAAGCTGGCGCTGGACCACCTGTGGCACAACGGGGGTATGGTCCCAGTTCATGGCTTTTACTACGTCTTCTGCGCTCTGTATCAAGGCAGCGCGGTTTTTTTGTATCAGCACGTTGCAGCCCGTGGAGTAGGTATCGCCTACACGGCCCGGAAAGGCGAAGCAGTCGCGCTGGTAGCTCTCGGCAATTTCCGCTGTAATCAAAGAACCTCCCTTGGGACCGGATTCCACTACGAGGGTGGCGTCGCTGAGCCCGGCTACGATACGGTTGCGCTTCACGAAGTTTTGCCGGTCGGGATTGGTGCCGCTCATGAACTCGGTGAGTAGTCCGCCCTGTGTCAGCATCTCGGCAGCGGTGCGGCGGTGTACGGCGGGATAGATGCGGTCCAGTCCGTGAGCTAGTACGCCGACGGTGTCGAAGCCGCGGGAGAGGGCTTCCCGGTGGGCGTGAATATCAATGCCGTAGGCCAGTCCGCTTACAATCAGTGTGTCGGGCAACAGAGTGCTGAGTTCCTGCATGAACCGCTGGCAGAGCGATTTGCCGTAGTCGGTGGCGTTTCGGGTACCCACGATGCTCAGAATGTGCCGGCTGTTCAAGTTGGCCGAGCCTTTGTAGAACAGCACGAGCGGGGCGTCGGGACATTCGCGGAGGCGGGAAGGGTAAGCTTCGTCGTCTTCGGTCAGGCATTGAATCTGGTGTTTCTGTGCAAACGACAGTTCAGCTTCGCACACGCGGAACACTTCGGTGTGCTGGAAGGCGGTGGCTATCTTGGGCGACAGGCCGGGGATGAGGGCCGGCAGTTCGCGGGTATGCTCGAAAAGCATGGTGGCACTTCCGGCAGCCTGAATCAGGTGGCGGGCGCTTACCAGGCCGATGCCGGGCAGAAGGGGCAGGGCCAGACGGCAGAGGAGTTCTTTTTCGTTCATTTCAGGTAAGGCGCAAAGATTTCATTGAAAAGGGGACTGTCACCCAGTCGTCCGTTAATGACACACACGGTCTCTACGGTCGATTTGATGACGGGTTTCAGGTCGGGCAGACGGTAGATGTCCTGTACAAAGACGTATTTGATGCCTTCCTTGCGGAGAGCCAGCCGGGAAATAAACTCGTCGCCGCTGGTTAGCGGGGTCTTGAAGGCCATGTTCAGGCGGGCTACCACGGGGTCGATGCCTTGCTGGTGGAGCTGGGCGAAACTGACGCCGACAGAGGTCAGAAACTCATGGCGGGTATGCTCGATGTAGTGCTGGTAATTCGCGTTGTTGACAATTCCTTGCAGGTCGCATTCATAGTCGCGGACCTTCATTTTCAGTTCAAAGATGTAATTCTCCATGCGGGTGAGATTTATGTATTTCTACAAAGATAAGGAATTATTCCTATATTTGCGGAATATGAAAGAGAATGTACCGGTAATTTATGCGGCCCCTTTGCAGGGCTTTACGGAAGCGGCGTGGCGCAATGCCCATGCGCAGTGTTTTGGAGGTGTGGAGGCTTATTACACGCCTTTTGTGCGGTTGGAAAAGGGAGTCATCCGCAACAAGGACAGGCGAGACGTGTCGCCCGACGAGAATACGGTGCCTCGGCTGATTCCCCAAGTAATTGCCTCGGAACCGGAGGAGTTGCGACAGCTGACGGATTTCCTGACAGGACTGGGCTATCGGGAGCTGGATGTGAACATGGGCTGCCCGTTCCCACTGATTGTCCGCCGTGGAAAAGGAGCGGGTATCTTGTCCTCTCCGGAGAAAGTGGCGGCTTTGTTGGAGACGATGAAGGCCTTTCCGGAGATACGTTTCTCGGTCAAGATGAGATTAGGAGGACAGGAACCCAACGAATGGAGAGCGCTAGTGCCGTTGCTCAACGGTTCGTGTGTGACGCAGGTCACACTGCATCCACGTATCGGGAAGCAGCAATACAAGGGAACGGTCGACCGGGAGGCGTTCCGGGCGTTCTATGAGGCTTGTGAGCTGCCGCTGGTATATAATGGCGATTTGCAGACGGTGGCCGACATCCGGGAGGTGTTGGAAGCCTTTCCTCGGCTGAAAGGGGTGATGCTGGGAAGAGGCTTGCTGGCCAATCCGTCATTGGCCCTTGCTTTCCGGGAAGGAGAACTGTCGGAGGGCGAGTTAAAGGGGCGAGTAGCACAGATGCACCGGCTGATGTACTTGTACTACTATCGGGTGATAGAAGGTGGAGAAGCGCAGCTGCTGGCCAAGCTGAAGACCTGCTGGGAGTATCTGCTGCCGGACTTGGACAAGAAACGGCGGAAGGCTATCTTGAAGAGCAATCGTCTGGACGGGTATCTGCGGGCAGTGGAAGAGGCGTTGCGGTGAAAGGTATGAAGAACTGAAAAGACTTAACTTTTTTTACAGAAGTAGGATGGTGATTTTGGTATTTCCATCTGTCTCTATTTGAAATGGAAATCGATTTGCACATGGGAAGAGACAGATTAAATATAGATGAGTTGTTCAAGTTTTATTATAGACCTTTGTGTTTGTATGCCACACATTATGTACAGGACGTAGAGACGGCCAAAGATATCGTGCAGGATTGCTTTTCGTCTTTGTGGGAAAAGATGAATGATGAAAAGTCCTGTGAGGTAAGTAATATGAAGGCTTATTTGTATGTGATGGTGAAGAACCGTAGCTTGGATTATTTGAGTCAGGAAAATCTGTTCAAATCGGGAGTCTCGTTTACGGATTTAGAGGAAACCCTGTTGGATGAGGAGGTGGAGGAACGGAGTGTGATGGAGGCGCGAATGTGGACCGCCATAGATGCCTTGCCTGAGCGTTGCCGTGAGGTCTTTCTTTTGCATAAACGGGATGGCCTGAAGTATCAGGAGATTGCTGAAAGGTTTCATATTTCGGTTCATACAGTCGACAGTCATATTCAGAAGGCATTTCGTTTGATACGTGAGGGGGCATATAAAGTCTATCTATTTCTCTTTAACTAAAATTCAGGGTTTTCACGTAGTGATTTTTGGGGTTTCTATTGTCACAGGATTGAACGTATAATATCACCAGAAACATGAATGAATTAGAAGAAAAATGCCTTCGTTTTGTGTTGAGGCATTATCAAAAGAATAAATTGGACACACGGCAGGCTTTGAAAGTTTTCAAGGAAAAGCATGGAGTGGTTGGAAGGGCAGGCGGAAAGAACCGGTATTTCCTGACCTTATCCGGGCTGGCTGCGGCTATATTGTTGGCGTTTATTGTCTGGGTGGGCATATCTACTGAGAAGCAGTGGACAGAATTGGCAGCATACGAGCATGCAGTAAAGTACCAGTTGCCGGACAGTTCGGTCGTTACGGTATATCCTTATTCCTCTATTTGTTTCCGTACAAAGGATTACGCAAAGGTATGTCGTGAAGTGAAATTGACGGGGAAAGCTGATTTTAGGATAAAAAGAGATTGTACTCGTCCGTTTAAAGTAATAGGAAAGTTGGCTGAAGTTCAAGTGTTGGGTACTTGTTTCGTAATGGATGAAAGCCGTGCGGATACCGCATGGGTTCAGGTGGAATCGGGAAAAGTACGGTTTTCTGTACTAGGTCAGTCGGAAGGTGTAGAACTTCTGGCTGGAATGGAGGCACAAGTGGTAAAAGGTCAGCATGTTCCGCAAATCGTTCGTCGTCCAGATTCTGTAAAGAAAGGAAGTTTTGTATTTGAGAATACTCCTCTTCCGAAAGTACTTGCAGAGCTATCCCGTTATTATGGGGTAAAGCTGGTAGCCGACCGGACAGACAAACGGTTGACAGCCAGTTTCGATGCACACAGTCTGGACGAAATCATCGAGATAATAGAAAAAGTATTAAAAGTGCATATTAAAAAACAAGTATGATGAGTACCTTGTGGACTGTGGCGGCTGTTTGTTTGTGTGTAGGGGGGTATCCTCGTTCAGAAACTTCTGAATTGAAGAAAGCAATCGTACAAATGCAAGACTTGTATCACGTGAATTTCGTCTATGATTCTTCTTTGGAAGTGATGCGGTTATCTGGCATTTTTTCTTCTGGTAAGTCATTGAAGGAGAATCTGCAAACTGTCTTTTCCGGAACCGGAATCAAATGGGAGATAAAAGGCAGCTATGTCTTGTTGTTTAAATCGAGTCAGTACACTTTTTCAGGCCACGTGTGTCAGGATAATGGGGAATCACTCCTTAATGTCACGGTGTATGACCAGAATATGCATATTGGTACCTTGACGGATGAACATGGCTTTTTTAGTTTGACACTGCCGGAAGGAAAGCATACTTTGCGTTTCTCTTATGTAGGTTATGAAGAGGTGGTGAAAGAACTGGAACTGCGTTCAGATTATTCTGGCACGATTTATTTGAAGGAAAGTTCCACTGCATTGGAAGGGGTAGTGGTAACGGCCGATTTGAATACTTCTCTTTTTACGACTCAGACTGGAAAGGTTTCGTTGACTCCAGCACAGTTGAATACGGAATTTTCATTGTTCAGTTCACCGGATTTAGTCAAGGCGATTCAGCAGCTTCCCGGGGTATCTGCTGGCACGGAACTGCTCTCCGGCCTTTATGTACATGGGGGAAAGAATGATGAAAACTTATTCTTATTGGACGGCATGCCTCTCTATCAGGTGAATCATTTTGGAGGATTGTTTTCTGCATTTAATACGGATATAGTGAAGAATGTGGATTTTTACAAGAGTGGTTTCCCGGCACGTTACGGAGGGAGGCTTTCGTCTGTGACAGATGTCCGTATGAAGGAGGGGGACTTAAAGAAGTTTCACGGTACGGTATCGGTGGGGCTGCTGGACGGAAGACTGCGTTTCGAAGGGCCTGTCATAAAGGAAAAAACCTCTTTCGTGTTCGGTATGCGCCGGAGCTGGTTGGACGTGCTTTCTGCTCCTGCTTTGCGGATTGCCAATCGTTTCTTTCCCGAAGAAGACATCAATGCCCGTTATGCTTTTCATGATATCAATGCGAAAATCACACACCGGTTTTCCAATGAGAGCAGACTTTCTTTTAGTGTGTATTCTGGAAGAGATTTGTTTAAAATGAAGGATAAACAGCTTTTCCCGTCAGGAAATCCGCTCCATCAAGAGAAAGAACAGACCACGGATGAATACCATATCCGATGGGGAAATCTTTCTGCCGCGTTGTCATGGAATAATCAGTTCAATCATAAACTGACCGGTAATTTTTCTTTGGTATATGCCCGTAATCTGTCTAAGTACGACTTCAGGTCAGATGATAGTTTTGATAAAGGGGAAGATGATAAAGAATATTCTGTGGACCGGATGCAGAGGGACAGTTATTCTACTATTGATGACGTAGGTTTTCGCATGGATTTTCATTACCTTCCTACGGCGAATCATCATGTGCGTTTCGGAAGCGATTACTTGTATCATATCTATTGTCCGCAGCATACGTTATCACAGGATATAAGAGGTACGGAGGAAATGACGGATACGTTATTGTCATCCGTAGAGAGCCATTACAAGGGGAATGAATTCTCTTTTTATGCGGAAGACGATATGAGGCTGACCCGGAAACTGCGGATAAATCTGGGGGGACGTTATACCATGTATCAGGTTTCGGGAGTGGTATATCATTCGCTGGAACCGAGAATATCGGCAAGCTATCGTCTGTTCAGTCGTACCACTTTGAAAGTTTCCTATACCGAGATGAGTCAGTTTGCACACCAGTTATCCAATTCTTATTTAAACTTGCCGACCGATTGTTGGGTCCCTTCTACCTCCCGTATACGTCCTATGCGTTCGCGACAGGTGGCAGGTGGTGTGTACATGGAACTTCCGTGGAGGTTGCGCCTGGAGGTGGAAAGCTATTTCCGTACTACCAGCCGAATGTTGGAGTACGAGGCGGGAGGCAGTCTTACATTGCCTGCCGGAAACTGGGAGCAGGTGGTACGGGTGGGAGACGGCAAATCGTATGGGTTGGAAACATCGCTGGTGTATCATGATGAGCGGAACCTCTTTCAGGCTGGTTATACTTTGTCATGGAGCAAGCAAAAGTTTGATGACTTTTATTCCGGTTGGTATCCCAGCAAGTTTGACAATCGTCATAAACTGAATCTAGTCTATCGTCGTAAATTCAGCCGTCGAATGGATGTATATGCAGCGTGGACTTATCGTAGTGGTGACCATGCGACAGTTCCTACACAGTATGTGGAAAATCCTTGCCTGCCCGGTACCTCGCAACTGTCGGACTTAGAGCCGATGTATGGAAAACCTAACAATATTACTTTGCCTGCCTACCACCGGCTGGATGTGGGTATCAATTTCCGGCGGACTACCAAGCGGGGATTCGAGCGAATCTGGAATGTGAGTATCTATAATGCCTATTGCCGTATGAATCCTTTTTATACTAAGATAGAACGGCAGGCCAACGGAAGTTTCAGAGGAAAGGCTATCGGGCTGTTCCCGATAATTCCTTCTTTTAGCTACACTTTAAATTTCTGAATCGGCATGCATTGGAATGTCATTGATTATAACAAATTTCTAAACATTGTATTTATGCATTTAAACAAACAGAATCTCATAATAATACTTGCAGCCTTCAGTCTGTTTTCATCTTGCGTGTATCATTTTGACTTGGATGAGATTTCAGAGGTTCCTAAGTTAACGGTATATAGTTATCCGGGAAGTGGCGACACTACGGTGGTACGTCTTTCGCACAGTCTTCCGGTTCATGATAAAGGCAGAAAGATGTATGGATTAAAGGGTAGGGACATCCGCCTGGAAGTGAATGACATTGCTGTTCCTTTGTGGTGGACAGAGGATTCCTTGCCGGGAGTTCCCGCCAAAAGTTATTATGTGGTACAGTCCTATGAGACGGGCGACCGTGTCCGGCTTACAGCTTCGGTAGAAGGGGTGAAAGCGGTGTCTGCCTTTACTATTATTCCTGCTCCTTTCCCTTTAAACACTGTCAAAATAGAACGAAAATCCTCTGAGTTGAATGTGCTCCAGCTTCAGATAAATTTTACCGATTATGCAAAAACTGAAAATTACTATGCGGTAACGGTCAAAGAAAGGGTAAAGTATTGGAAAGAGGGGACTTCGGAGGTGCATTATGGCAAACCGTCTTCTGCTTATATGGACTGGAGTGATGAGCCAATGTTGGATGCTTCTTCGGGTTTGGATGACATTTTTATGGGAAACTATGCGTACTATCAGAATCTGTATTTTTGGAGCGATGAGAAAATTCAGGGAAAGAATTACACACTTCGCCTGAATATGACTTACATACCTGATTACAAGACTTCTATTCAAGATGAAACTTTTATAAACAGAAAGCAATATAAGGTTTATTTATATAGTCTGTCTGAAGAGTTCTACCGTTATTTGAAATCACTTAATG includes:
- a CDS encoding DUF5106 domain-containing protein, translated to MNGYFLGIGMILLFSACGNSSQQKQAKTTATVENPQTVSEAKFPFPEIPTMLTQPDERKAYLMAHYWDNFNFADTALVNNRNVAEQGAADYLAILADGTLSGERIKGSLDSFCKGLEVQEHARKVFLQMMEDYLYNPNSPYHNEALYALFLERMLKSKYVDEARKSSLKFSLDLISRNCPGKVATDFMYFLPDGSKRSLAQTRAKNNRLLLVFYDPECPSCHETMQEMVADGLLAEAVKDGKLTVLAVYTEGNQEVWKRTLSDLPQGWTVGSDHETVKQGALYDLKAMPSLYLLDGSKKVLLKDAPYAKIREEIAAL
- a CDS encoding AAA-like domain-containing protein, whose protein sequence is MKPVPKFFNTAGPMKPELHYCIDPLTRFDLEEIESLIRQNKYFILHAPRQTGKTSCLLALRDYINKQGEFYAVYANVEGGQAFRNDVKTVESRVVGTIAERAAMTLQSDLPRDLFHKVAASPEQDRLALYLKMLSEALDKPLLLFIDEIDALVGDSLVSVLRQLRSGYDLRPQAFPQSIILCGVRDVRDYRIVLSNQDIVTGGSAFNIKAESLRLGNFSREEIHQLYMQHTAATGQVFDEACFPQIWEATEGQPWLVNALGYEVTMNMRENRDRSVRIIPEMMYRAQERLIYRRDTHIDILIDKLREERVRNVIAPILANEDGEVEQHLKDDDIQYVVDMGLVVRDKPLRIANAIYREVISQANL
- the dprA gene encoding DNA-processing protein DprA; its protein translation is MNEKELLCRLALPLLPGIGLVSARHLIQAAGSATMLFEHTRELPALIPGLSPKIATAFQHTEVFRVCEAELSFAQKHQIQCLTEDDEAYPSRLRECPDAPLVLFYKGSANLNSRHILSIVGTRNATDYGKSLCQRFMQELSTLLPDTLIVSGLAYGIDIHAHREALSRGFDTVGVLAHGLDRIYPAVHRRTAAEMLTQGGLLTEFMSGTNPDRQNFVKRNRIVAGLSDATLVVESGPKGGSLITAEIAESYQRDCFAFPGRVGDTYSTGCNVLIQKNRAALIQSAEDVVKAMNWDHTPVVPQVVQRQLFPELTPEEEQVVTHLKKHPDGIQVNTLVVETNIAINRMTSLLFNLEMKGVVRALAGGVYKLA
- a CDS encoding thioesterase family protein, with protein sequence MENYIFELKMKVRDYECDLQGIVNNANYQHYIEHTRHEFLTSVGVSFAQLHQQGIDPVVARLNMAFKTPLTSGDEFISRLALRKEGIKYVFVQDIYRLPDLKPVIKSTVETVCVINGRLGDSPLFNEIFAPYLK
- a CDS encoding tRNA-dihydrouridine synthase family protein produces the protein MKENVPVIYAAPLQGFTEAAWRNAHAQCFGGVEAYYTPFVRLEKGVIRNKDRRDVSPDENTVPRLIPQVIASEPEELRQLTDFLTGLGYRELDVNMGCPFPLIVRRGKGAGILSSPEKVAALLETMKAFPEIRFSVKMRLGGQEPNEWRALVPLLNGSCVTQVTLHPRIGKQQYKGTVDREAFRAFYEACELPLVYNGDLQTVADIREVLEAFPRLKGVMLGRGLLANPSLALAFREGELSEGELKGRVAQMHRLMYLYYYRVIEGGEAQLLAKLKTCWEYLLPDLDKKRRKAILKSNRLDGYLRAVEEALR
- a CDS encoding RNA polymerase sigma-70 factor → MGRDRLNIDELFKFYYRPLCLYATHYVQDVETAKDIVQDCFSSLWEKMNDEKSCEVSNMKAYLYVMVKNRSLDYLSQENLFKSGVSFTDLEETLLDEEVEERSVMEARMWTAIDALPERCREVFLLHKRDGLKYQEIAERFHISVHTVDSHIQKAFRLIREGAYKVYLFLFN
- a CDS encoding FecR family protein; the protein is MNELEEKCLRFVLRHYQKNKLDTRQALKVFKEKHGVVGRAGGKNRYFLTLSGLAAAILLAFIVWVGISTEKQWTELAAYEHAVKYQLPDSSVVTVYPYSSICFRTKDYAKVCREVKLTGKADFRIKRDCTRPFKVIGKLAEVQVLGTCFVMDESRADTAWVQVESGKVRFSVLGQSEGVELLAGMEAQVVKGQHVPQIVRRPDSVKKGSFVFENTPLPKVLAELSRYYGVKLVADRTDKRLTASFDAHSLDEIIEIIEKVLKVHIKKQV
- a CDS encoding TonB-dependent receptor domain-containing protein, yielding MSTLWTVAAVCLCVGGYPRSETSELKKAIVQMQDLYHVNFVYDSSLEVMRLSGIFSSGKSLKENLQTVFSGTGIKWEIKGSYVLLFKSSQYTFSGHVCQDNGESLLNVTVYDQNMHIGTLTDEHGFFSLTLPEGKHTLRFSYVGYEEVVKELELRSDYSGTIYLKESSTALEGVVVTADLNTSLFTTQTGKVSLTPAQLNTEFSLFSSPDLVKAIQQLPGVSAGTELLSGLYVHGGKNDENLFLLDGMPLYQVNHFGGLFSAFNTDIVKNVDFYKSGFPARYGGRLSSVTDVRMKEGDLKKFHGTVSVGLLDGRLRFEGPVIKEKTSFVFGMRRSWLDVLSAPALRIANRFFPEEDINARYAFHDINAKITHRFSNESRLSFSVYSGRDLFKMKDKQLFPSGNPLHQEKEQTTDEYHIRWGNLSAALSWNNQFNHKLTGNFSLVYARNLSKYDFRSDDSFDKGEDDKEYSVDRMQRDSYSTIDDVGFRMDFHYLPTANHHVRFGSDYLYHIYCPQHTLSQDIRGTEEMTDTLLSSVESHYKGNEFSFYAEDDMRLTRKLRINLGGRYTMYQVSGVVYHSLEPRISASYRLFSRTTLKVSYTEMSQFAHQLSNSYLNLPTDCWVPSTSRIRPMRSRQVAGGVYMELPWRLRLEVESYFRTTSRMLEYEAGGSLTLPAGNWEQVVRVGDGKSYGLETSLVYHDERNLFQAGYTLSWSKQKFDDFYSGWYPSKFDNRHKLNLVYRRKFSRRMDVYAAWTYRSGDHATVPTQYVENPCLPGTSQLSDLEPMYGKPNNITLPAYHRLDVGINFRRTTKRGFERIWNVSIYNAYCRMNPFYTKIERQANGSFRGKAIGLFPIIPSFSYTLNF